The following nucleotide sequence is from Candidatus Binatia bacterium.
GCAGTGCCACCACCGGTTGCAGCGGCGCCGCCAGCGGTCGCGGCCCAACCGCCCACTGACCATGGGTTGACGGAGGCCTTGGTTGCCCGCATCGAAGCCGCCGCCGAACGCGCGGCACAGGCGGCGGATCGGGCGACGGCAGAGAGTGAGGCAGCGGTACGCGCAGCGGATCGGACCACCAACATTGTCGAAACATTGGAACCGCGCGCCGCCGCTCGGCGGTAAACCCGTTCGCGCTGTTTTACGGCGCCGCCTTCGTCATTCGAAGGCGTACGCTGAGCCGTTTCCATCCGTCCGAAAAACTGTTCCCTGCCAGAGTCTGATTGTCCTGAAATCGCGACAAATCCGACCCGCGATTGCGCGGATTCGTACGCGCCCATGGGTTGCCAGGCGTGGCACCTCCGTTGCTTCTTCTCGCGGTCAGGAGGGGACCGATGGATGTGCTGACGTTAAAGGAAAGGAATCGAACGGTCAAAGCGCGCTGCGTCGTATGTGGCGACCTTCTCACTACCGGAACCGTGTGCGAGCTGTGCAAGCATGGCCGCATCAGTTCACGGGAATACGCCGAGATTTTTTGGGAGGAAGCGTAAGAGCGTCGGGCTTGTCTATTGAGCCTTCCGCAGGAGTTGCGGTTCCTTCCGTTGAAGAGTAAAAAGACATTGATTAATGGGCCTCAGGTGCACCGACGGAATCAGTAATGGATCAACCAGCCGCTTTTATTGATCCGCATCATATGGAATCTTCCCCTGCTCTAACCACGGAGGCGGGCTCCCAGCCGTTGCAGTCGACTTCTGACACAGCGCCAATCGGCTCGGCTCGTCAGCTCCTCAATCTTTCGCCAGAGGTGCTGGCCGAGTTGCATTGGATCGCAAGCGAAGGAAGTCCAAGCCTGAGTCGGCACGCCCGCATCATTCTTGCCAGGAATGAAGCACGGCCGCTCAGCGAAATCTCGCACGTTCTCGATGTCGATCGAGCCACGGTTCGGCGATGGCTCCTGCGTTTCGAAAAATACGGGCTGCGCGGCTTGATCCATGCCTCGACCGGGAAAAGCAGGAAACGACGATTCAATGATGCCGTACGCGACGCGGCTGCGCGTCTCGCAATGGAGAGTCCGGCGACAGCCGGCGAGACCTTCACGCACTGGTCGCTGCGGCGGCTACGGACTCATTTGATTCGACGTGGCATCATCCAAGAAATCAGCGTAGAGGGCCTGCGGCAGATTTTACACGGACTGCCGTTGCCGGAGGCATACTGGCGACGTGGCGAGCAGCCCTTTGCTCCGCTGAACAGTGAAGTGCAGCGCGGGCTTGATGTGTTGGCACGTGAGGCGCGCCCTGAAGTTGCCCGCCGCGCACGTGTGGTACTGGCAAGAGGCCGCGGCTTGAGTGAGACCGAGATCGCCAGCGCGCTCGGTGTCGGACGCAGTTGCGTGCGCCGCTGGCTGCAGCGGTTCCAGCGGCACGGCATGCTCGGTTTGCAGATGGCACGGCGCTCATCGCATCCATTGGTTTTTACGGCCGAGGTACGCGCCGCCATCGTCCGACATGCCTTGATGGATCCGAAGCTGGTGGGTGTCATGCGGCCGCGATGGTCACTTCGGAGCTTGCGAAACGAGCTGATTCGCCAACGCGTCGTCCGCAAGATCAGTATCCAGCACTTGGGCCGCATCCTCGCAGAGGCCGGCGTGTCTTTCCGTGGCGGTTTGCCGGTGCCCGTCCCCGAAGCCCGCGTGCCAGCCCGCGGTTAAGGCGGCTACGACTCTTCTTTCTCGTCGCGCGGAAGCGCAGCCACCTCAACGTCGCAGTCCGGCGTCTCTTGCCTCTTCGATACCGGTGGGGCTACTAACCTCTTGATGGAAACCCTCACCGGCTACGTCCTGTTCCATTGGATCGCTACCTGGGCGAATCCGTTCTGCGACATCGTGTTTCGGGGTGCGACTGATCTCGGCTATCACACCTTCTACTACCTGGTGCTCGCGCCTCTCTTCTGGGTCGTGGATCGCCGGCGTGCCAGTATCCTTTTCCTGCTCATCCTCGCCTCTGGCTTCCTGAACACGGTTGCCAAGCTATGGGTCCATACCCCACGCCCCGACCCGCACCTGGCGCGGGTGCTCGACCTTCGCCCCTACCGAACCGGCAGCAATGCGTTTCCAAGCGGCCATGCACAGAATGCCGTGGTCTTTTGGACCTATCTGGCCTGGTGGGTTGGGCGCCGCTGGTTCTCGGCAGTGGCAGCAGTCATGGTGGCACTGATTTCCTTTTCACGCCTGTACTTGGCGGTGCATTTCCCGATCGACATCATCGGTGGCCTGGCGCTCGGGGCCGTCTTGATGCTTCTCCTTCCACCCGTGCTCGAACGGTGGTCCCGAGCCGGGTTCCACTTGAGCCGTGCGGCGAGCATCGCCGCAGCGGTCAGCTCCCTCGCACTGGCGGTCCCGGTCACCGATCTCACGCTGGCCCTCATCGGTGGCTCCTTCATCGGTTTCATGGCCGGCGCTGTTTGGCTGCCACAGTCGCCGTGGGTCTTCCGGAGTCCGGCGCAAATGTCCGCAATGGTCGCCGGTGGGCTGGTGCTCCTAGTTGGCCTCAGCGTAGCGTTCGACTCCTTCCCCACCACCGTTCCTGTATTCCTGTATGTACGCATCGCGGTGCTGTGGATCGTCGCTTTCTGGCTCTACCCACAGGCACTCCTTCGCATTTCAGGAGTGCAACCCGTCCCTGTACGATGTGACTGATGCGTGCCGACGAGATCACCACTGAGGTGGTACGGCAAGGACTCGAGCGGGCGCGCTACCTCACCACCCCCCGCGTCGAAACCGTCTTGTACCTGGCTTTGATTTTGGAAAAGCCGTTGCTGATCGAAGGACCGGCCGGGGCCGGCAAGACCGAAATCGGCAAGGTGATGGCCGAGATCCTGCGCACGGACCTGGTCCGCTTGCAGTGCTACGAAGGGCTGGACGAAGCCAAGGCCTTGTACGAATGGAACTACCAGAAGCAACTGCTGCGCGTTCAAACGGATCGCACTCAAGACCTCGACTGGAGCGAGGTCAGCCAACACATCTTCTCGCGCGAATACCTGCTGGAGCGGCCGCTCTTGCGGGCCATCACCACACCACACAAGGTCGTGCTCTTGATCGACGAGATCGACAAGGCCGACGAGGAATTCGAGGCCTTCCTCCTGGAGCTACTGAGTGAGTTTCAGGTGAGCATTCCCGAAATCGGCACCATCACGGCCCACCAGCGTCCAGCTGTAGTCTTGACATCCAATCGGGCACGGGAGCTTTCCGAGGCACTCAAGCGACGCTGCCTCTACCTCTACCTGGACTTCCCCGGCCTCGAGATCGAGCGAGAAGTCATTCGGCTGAAAATACCAGAACTCGGCGAGCGCTTGCGCGATCAAGTGGCCCGCTTCGTCAACAGCCTGCGCAAGCTCGACCTGCGTAAGACGCCGAGCATCGCCGAAACCCTCGACTGGGCACGGGCACTCCGAGCGCTGGGCATAAAGGAACTGGATGTCGGCGCCGTACGCCAGACCCTCAGCCTCGTGCTGAAACACGAAGAGGACCTGCGCAAAGCGGACAACAAAATCAGTTCCATGCTCGCCGCCAGCTCGCGCCAAGCATAACAGCCCCAATTCCCCGGCGGACGGAAGGCCTGGTTTGAAAGACCGCCTCCTCACCTTCATCGATGCGTTGCGCGACGTGGGCCTGCCAGTCACCATGGCGGAAGCGATCGACGCCATGCACGCGGTCGGCGTCATCGGCGTCGAACCAGAAGCCTTCCGTGAAGGCCTGGCAGCGGCGTTGGTAAAAGACGAAGCCGACCGGCCGGCGTTTGACGCCGTCTTCGACCGGTTTTTCGCAGTACCGGAACGTCGGCGAGGCAGGGGCGAGCGGCCGAAGCCCGCCGAGGATGCACCTGGCCGCGGGAGCGGGAGAGCAGGTACACTCCCTGTCCCTACCGAACACCCCGAGCGGCCGAGTGCAGAACCCGCACGGCGGCCGTCGGAACGGCATGCTGAGTTCAGCCGCCACGGACAGCAACCGAACCGTGCCCAGCGTCTGGCCCGTGATCGGGCGCTCCTCATCATGCCGTTCCGCACCATGTCGCCATCGGACGCAGAGGCGTGTGAGGCCTTGGTTGCTGAGCTGGCGCAACGATTTCGGGCACACCTGAGCCGGCGCCAGCATGCAGCGCAGCGTGGCCGGCTCGACATACGCCGCACCTTGCGACGGTCGATCAGCAGGGGAGGCGTTCCGATCGATCCGGCATTCCGCCGCCGCCGGCCCGGGCGCCCGGATCTCGTCGCCCTATGCGACTTTTCTCATTCCGTGGCCCTCGCCAGCGAGTTCCTGATCGCCCTCCTCACCCCGGCGTCTGCGTTCTTTCGCAGGGTGAGGTTGTTTGCCTTCGTCGATCGGCCGGTGGAAGTTTCGTTCGAGGGCGGCTCGCTGGTTCCTCACGAACGGCTGGATCTGTACGCGCGATCCGATTTCGGCAAGGTGTTGGTAGCCTTCTGGAACCAGCACGAGCCGCTGCTGACTCGCAGCACGATCCTGCTCATCCTTGGGGATGCGCGGAACAACCGACGCCCACCCCGCGCTGATGTTCTTGGACGCATTCACAGCGCCGTGCGGCAGGCAACATGGTTGAATCCGGAACCGCGCGAACATTGGAACACCGGCGACAGCACGATGGCCACATACGCACGCCGCTGCAACGCCGTGCTCGCTGCTTCAAACGTCCGCGAACTATACGCAGCCTTACGGCACACTTTCCGTGCCCTGTAAGCCGCAACCGGTCTCACGGCGAGCCAAATCGCCCAACGGTGCTGGAATTCGTACTGAAACTACGGCTTCGGCGCGCGGAGGTGAGGCGATCTCATGGTCCGCATCCGCGCTGCAATGCCAATGAAAAGGGAAACGGCAAGAGCGGCTGCGCCCCACGCATTCACATCCGGGATTTGAGCACCGGGGCTCACTGGGACCGGAGGTCCGGGCAGGTTGTCTTGCAGGTCGACGGCAAAGATCCTCTCGCCAGCTACAAGGGGCCGAGACAAACCTATGCCGATACCGGAACTACTCTCAAAATTGCCTTGGTCGTCGGTCCCCCCGATGCCGAGCAACACGTCATCGGTGCCAGGGGCGCACCCTTCCGCAATGCCGTTCAAACCAGCGCTGCAGATCTCCAGCAGCGGGGATGGGATGTTGGGAGCCCCATGACCGAAGACGCGCGACGATCCGGCCGTGTTGCCTCCAGTAATGACCGGAGGCACTGGGACCGGTGTGCTCGTTGACATCCGGGTGGCTGTTGTCGTCGGTGTCGCCGGACTGCCCGGCGTGTTGGTTGGAGTGGCGGACAGCGTCGCCGTTGGAACGCTCGTGCTGATCGCAGTCGGGCTCAGCGTC
It contains:
- a CDS encoding helix-turn-helix domain-containing protein, producing MHWIASEGSPSLSRHARIILARNEARPLSEISHVLDVDRATVRRWLLRFEKYGLRGLIHASTGKSRKRRFNDAVRDAAARLAMESPATAGETFTHWSLRRLRTHLIRRGIIQEISVEGLRQILHGLPLPEAYWRRGEQPFAPLNSEVQRGLDVLAREARPEVARRARVVLARGRGLSETEIASALGVGRSCVRRWLQRFQRHGMLGLQMARRSSHPLVFTAEVRAAIVRHALMDPKLVGVMRPRWSLRSLRNELIRQRVVRKISIQHLGRILAEAGVSFRGGLPVPVPEARVPARG
- a CDS encoding phosphatase PAP2 family protein; this translates as METLTGYVLFHWIATWANPFCDIVFRGATDLGYHTFYYLVLAPLFWVVDRRRASILFLLILASGFLNTVAKLWVHTPRPDPHLARVLDLRPYRTGSNAFPSGHAQNAVVFWTYLAWWVGRRWFSAVAAVMVALISFSRLYLAVHFPIDIIGGLALGAVLMLLLPPVLERWSRAGFHLSRAASIAAAVSSLALAVPVTDLTLALIGGSFIGFMAGAVWLPQSPWVFRSPAQMSAMVAGGLVLLVGLSVAFDSFPTTVPVFLYVRIAVLWIVAFWLYPQALLRISGVQPVPVRCD
- a CDS encoding MoxR family ATPase — translated: MRADEITTEVVRQGLERARYLTTPRVETVLYLALILEKPLLIEGPAGAGKTEIGKVMAEILRTDLVRLQCYEGLDEAKALYEWNYQKQLLRVQTDRTQDLDWSEVSQHIFSREYLLERPLLRAITTPHKVVLLIDEIDKADEEFEAFLLELLSEFQVSIPEIGTITAHQRPAVVLTSNRARELSEALKRRCLYLYLDFPGLEIEREVIRLKIPELGERLRDQVARFVNSLRKLDLRKTPSIAETLDWARALRALGIKELDVGAVRQTLSLVLKHEEDLRKADNKISSMLAASSRQA
- a CDS encoding VWA domain-containing protein, whose protein sequence is MKDRLLTFIDALRDVGLPVTMAEAIDAMHAVGVIGVEPEAFREGLAAALVKDEADRPAFDAVFDRFFAVPERRRGRGERPKPAEDAPGRGSGRAGTLPVPTEHPERPSAEPARRPSERHAEFSRHGQQPNRAQRLARDRALLIMPFRTMSPSDAEACEALVAELAQRFRAHLSRRQHAAQRGRLDIRRTLRRSISRGGVPIDPAFRRRRPGRPDLVALCDFSHSVALASEFLIALLTPASAFFRRVRLFAFVDRPVEVSFEGGSLVPHERLDLYARSDFGKVLVAFWNQHEPLLTRSTILLILGDARNNRRPPRADVLGRIHSAVRQATWLNPEPREHWNTGDSTMATYARRCNAVLAASNVRELYAALRHTFRAL